The following coding sequences are from one Plasmodium knowlesi strain H genome assembly, chromosome: 9 window:
- a CDS encoding kelch domain-containing protein, putative: MSSSGISNECNKNGQTNFSLNVLHSKCSPPSGKRDEEDNCNFEDGEKTHAVDTLRNNITQGGVLKAEIITQNGENNLSNHKNEPIHPQHLQENIFINMKEEHAKQNVNLNKGYPYKWNKEQNDPCAEKGMEEKSGDVFFKMANEYNSNQSKTIAGNVDVSPSKADRSNFTFEKNCLNRSGEMEKKKKKKMSISNVLNNKAQNWSNELNGIECRSSLLNGVEESHPDEVKKSISVEKICPLSANKDRGKIMPTGRGENDVSVGTCNKREHPQGGRQMNRQETPIPFFTSPIPKAVWKSDKFTGHLNGHSSIVTHTQNDTQSPSYMAKGKNCALKKKHENILLSDREEVIYVNNRNGGNLCGKNKRGGGFHDEDEKMACTNERISEDSSERSITDQDADDEINNEPRYVSYVDLRAVESGNLNLLPPNGWNDQINKHARGENSPPTNCPEVYTNGNLTHSERGYSFNNHKTHQNFMNNVKIHVHHKAIDYDMKEEQTFNASKGNQEKDLTEKESLPIHVNPFNASKHVTKDAPEMEGTPVKENGFLPRDDVEKTTKKEMTRKDNTAECLSSVHRNWRTYEGTLTVPEEEEIVNAEERKKHGMKKDPRGCITNFSYAQSGHRENGCISNRSFVEENYDGMNLTNGAKQNGCVPVMEGMDKFDDGKETHIGGGMNLSRYPLKGNEDHLHASRKGTTFNEMNGIFQGGEDSTMCHSISEGASDTNGKSTQKSCPPSSRQKVPSLQTKREQYPNDEPNTEKAPAEDKSIFNYHAEWMNGLEEGKDKMTNGEFYNIRSVHKETTRTNNSGSLDQNLQNSHPVFHPLKKNIYPSAVIPKVGAEWKFPYMRKDGNSHTNIDRRGPKEIMRNNGDITEENKKQILGYTPMVHPFREEQTNEQNYPHDNMSSIAESLSSKQVSTKWKGKNTRETDSTCNQIEAKELINGENKIIAQDNSPLFANGYSPHTDITIDPKEEYTLGNVSKWEEANRNEGGKLSKWIYSSNNLSGGVNFGHVYSMHRNKESLKRGKEEFLNHKMDNQLANGVHPNDDENSFPMRSYSYGVPTRRSEISDLAPLSGVFFGMTPSICREGINQMNTGNLINGGGGYLKGGPSEGSSENVEKMGEASYNQEGRNCQMVKRKDSPNVLGENNPTHGVSSVGNNEQGRDIRNGADVKYLYSSGERGDGIQKSEIKDGRNFGNDMDGKYGDLADATDEEMYKLMEDLPFGRDKKEIAEEHEDRSKNTCVNLEDETIIHAYADRHDCGALHGEEELLSEMIEQQGWTTFDPNNDYRWKLCHVRYPEHINFKKAFFFTFQNEIYIYGARKNNFIIPNVLFRIRDGEVESVHTRGTAPKLYVKVYFAVEEGNISRSIDEECKSFYIWGANEKRQLDLYTVYRLDLCRLQWEEIRITYNRNLNMCREDFSLILIKKCLYMYGGVVLKNGEWICCDELWVCDTGRRKWEMIFVGGRGNHDEDTTQKEGIFFSSLPATNVLKLFTNSGRTSSKGTALEGGKRSESEKGKDAQGEGSLSKSTVTRCEEKQPSRRAGHLCVVYKNRMYIHGGTNLAEEKSDFYFFDFAKNKWFEVMPSGEVVPPKRYGHSGVVVKNKLYMYGGFTKNPNGNSINNDIFEYDFVKNKWRQVFSIGDLIYLKSCLNGKEQSYLKFMKLLVMRRYYRSATISASPDVGEVERALYDISPRGCIQKGREERLPNGKAKNATKSTFHPEDTHTKVHANFVHMEETPHSNEAIIPQNIFRNKSLYFNGCLYLFGGCGLDNHFERREENKLFLHYDSVFKMKIGHSYVRCFAHYLSHGDTFFWDLMAKEEMALHEWVQRERNVKKDTTTHPVQTVKNDFDHLWSQLNEDNETSITSGDARQKDASSVIKKIDYMLREISSPFLSGELGEGSDLEGGDLREDTLIEAKVVPSTLEDGIMTNSPDKSSETNNLGDSFLLCQGKKMFQLLTWLIDLYHSDVCADEMATDMTPGQCHVSNLWLEEGSPMEHESHTDSPDLFPEGKADRISTFDVHSEVESLSRGKGQGDPFPTTDQKEARNGHSEDTQGGEAPPTTDGAKEEDLSGECFQGRNLPSNQFGKKNKSKCSASVQEVSQVHSVQDCPPGEIPTTTLDASCNNHHNNGGENEGRRKVQLNNNYLKGHKEGVGFAPPEGKNNPNDHHVCDRNYLRFSKGGKMENHFEKQKEHISLGEEKSEGASEFSRNLCGNTYLIPDYANSNHIYLNMEKSIIYNYLQEFNDLTDDSYSIKMKIRRNEIYKLIYTYTKSVEIQNSVCFKMLEQLEGQARQLLAEKDHHTDGGIQVENAENDESSFDSADEEQSNKKHHLPFSEDNFVSLQNEHGHLKKKMKYFCDMANIYSIKINKLILYIRILEKKYEYVMNCLLKLKSVLFREVVTEDASKHLSGHFVNNLGDQCPDHLSKFFAEDTFFVHEQNNNLSTCNFKGCAFYSPSGRTRNWTPKGDTTE, translated from the coding sequence ATGTCATCAAGTGGCATAAGCAACGAATGCAATAAAAACGGCCAAACGAATTTCAGCTTAAATGTCCTGCATAGTAAATGTTCGCCCCCAAGTGGAAAACGTGATGAGGAAGACAACTGCAATTTTgaggatggagaaaaaacacaTGCGGTAGACACTTTACGCAATAACATCACACAGGGGGGGGTCCTGAAGGCGGAAATAATTACACAGAACGGTGAAAACAACTTGAGTAACCATAAGAATGAGCCTATTCACCCACAACATTtacaggaaaatatttttattaatatgaaggaagaacatgCGAAGCAGAACGTAAACTTAAATAAAGGTTACCCGTACAAATGGAACAAAGAACAGAATGATCCATGCgcagaaaaaggaatggaagaaaaatcagGGGAtgtctttttcaaaatggcaAATGAATACAATTCAAATCAAAGTAAAACGATAGCCGGTAATGTCGATGTTTCGCCAAGTAAGGCAGATCGGTCAAATTTCACTTTTGAGAAAAActgcctgaacaggtcaggtgaaatggaaaaaaaaaaaaaaaaaaaaatgagcatatCGAATGTATTAAACAATAAGGCTCAAAATTGGAGCAACGAACTGAATGGCATAGAATGTAGAAGTTCGCTCCTGAATGGCGTGGAGGAAAGCCACCCCgatgaagttaaaaaatcGATAAGCGTGGAAAAGATTTGCCCACTCAGCGCCAACAAGgatagaggaaaaataatgccCACCGGAAGGGGCGAAAATGATGTGTCCGTCGGAACATGCAACAAGAGAGAACATCCACAGGGGGGAAGACAAATGAACAGACAGGAAACacctattccttttttcacatCCCCCATTCCAAAGGCGGTGTGGAAAAGCGACAAGTTCACAGGCCATCTAAATGGCCACTCTTCCATTGTCACTCACACACAAAATGACACACAGAGCCCATCTTACATGGCCAAAGGCAAAAATTGCGCcctgaaaaaaaagcatgaaaATATATTGCTAAGCGACAGGGAGGAGGTGATATATGTGAACAATCGAAATGGGGGTAACCTGtgtggaaagaataaaaggggTGGGGGATTCCACGAcgaggatgaaaaaatggcatgcACCAACGAAAGGATAAGCGAGGACAGTAGTGAACGAAGTATCACAGACCAGGACGCAGACGATGAGATCAACAATGAGCCCAGGTATGTATCATACGTTGATCTACGAGCTGTGGAAAGTGGAAACCTTAATCTCCTTCCTCCAAATGGATGGAACGATCAAATAAACAAACACgcaaggggggaaaacaGCCCACCCACAAACTGCCCGGAGGTATACACGAAcggaaatcttacacatagtGAAAGAGGCTATTCCTTCAACAACCATAAGACACAccaaaattttatgaacaacGTAAAAATACACGTTCACCATAAGGCCATTGATTACGAcatgaaggaagaacaaacatTTAATGCTTCCAAGGGAAACCAGGAAAAGGATCTCACCGAGAAGGAAAGTCTACCCATCCATGTAAATCCATTTAACGCATCAAAGCATGTTACCAAAGATGCGCCTGAAATGGAAGGAACCCCCGTAAAGGAAAACGGCTTCCTCCCACGCGATGATGTTGAAAAGACgacgaagaaggaaatgacaAGAAAAGACAACACGGCGGAATGCTTATCAAGTGTGCATAGGAACTGGAGAACATATGAGGGAACCCTTACAGTCcctgaggaagaagaaattgtgaatgcagaagaaagaaaaaaacacggGATGAAAAAGGATCCACGTGGGTGCATTACTAACTTTTCGTATGCCCAAAGTGGACACCGAGAAAATGGGTGCATATCGAACCGTTCCTTTGTAGAGGAAAACTACGATGGAATGAACCTCACTAATGGAGCCAAACAAAATGGGTGTGTACCTGTTATGGAAGGAATGGATAAGTTTGACGATGGTAAAGAGACACATATTGGGGGAGGCATGAATTTGTCGCGATATCCGCTTAAGGGGAACGAAGACCATTTGCATGCTTCAAGAAAAGGCACCACCTTTAACGAAATGAATGGAATAttccaagggggggaagacaGCACCATGTGTCACTCCATATCTGAAGGAGCATCTGATACAAACGGGAAGTCAACTCAGAAAAGTTGCCCTCCCTCCTCTCGTCAAAAGGTTCCTTCTCTGCAAACAAAGAGAGAGCAATATCCAAATGATGAACCCAACACAGAGAAAGCACCTGCGGAAGATAaatccatttttaattaccATGCCGAGTGGATGAACGGTTTAGAGGAAGGCAAAGACAAAATGACGAACGGGGAATTCTACAACATAAGGAGCGTTCACAAAGAGACCACACGGACGAATAATAGTGGCTCTCTAGATCAAAACCTGCAGAATAGTCATCCAGTTTTTCaccccttaaaaaaaaatatatacccATCAGCAGTTATACCTAAAGTTGGCGCAGAATGGAAATTCCCCTACATGAGGAAGGATGGAAATTCACACACAAACATTGACAGAAGGGGGCCTAAAGAAATCATGAGGAATAACGGGGACATtacagaagaaaacaaaaaacaaattctTGGATACACCCCAATGGTGCATCCTTTTCGAGAGGAACAGACAAACGAGCAGAACTATCCCCATGACAATATGAGCTCAATAGCTGAATCTTTAAGTAGCAAACAAGTGTCCACCAAAtggaaaggtaaaaataCGAGGGAAACAGACAGCACGTGTAACCAAATAGAGGCGAAAGAATTGATTaacggagaaaataaaataattgcCCAGGATAACTCTCCCTTGTTTGCGAATGGATATAGTCCACATACGGATATCACTATTGATCCGAAGGAAGAGTATACTCTTGGGAACGTttcaaaatgggaagaggCTAACCGAAACGAAGGGGGCAAACTATCCAAGTGGATTTATAGTTCAAATAACCTAAGTGGAGGGGTAAATTTTGGGCACGTCTACTCCATGCACAGGAATAaggaaagtttaaaaagagggaaagaagaatttttaaatCATAAAATGGATAATCAGCTAGCCAATGGAGTACACccaaatgatgatgaaaacaGCTTCCCTATGAGAAGCTATTCTTACGGGGTTCCCACGCGCAGGAGTGAAATTTCCGATCTCGCCCCTCTCAGTGGAGTTTTCTTTGGGATGACTCCTTCGATTTGTAGGGAAGGTATTAACCAGATGAATACTGGCAACCTCATTAACGGAGGGGGAGGATATTTGAAAGGTGGTCCAAGTGAAGGAAGCTCCGAAAACGTGGAGAAAATGGGCGAGGCATCTTACAACCAGGAAGGACGAAACTGTCAGATGGTGAAGAGGAAAGACAGTCCTAATGTACTGGGGGAAAATAATCCTACGCACGGCGTGTCCTCCGTGGGGAATAACGAACAGGGAAGAGATATCCGCAATGGTGCAGATGTAAAATACCTGTACAGTTCAGGTGAAAGAGGAGATGGTATCCAGAAATCGGAAATTAAGGATGGACGAAATTTTGGCAATGATATGGATGGCAAATATGGAGATTTGGCTGATGCGACAGATGAAGAGATGTACAAATTGATGGAAGATCTCCCATTCGGGAGAGACAAAAAGGAGATCGCTGAGGAGCATGAGGATAGAAGCAAAAATACGTGTGTCAATCTTGAAGATGAAACAatcatacatgcatatgcagACAGACACGATTGTGGCGCCTTACATGGGGAGGAGGAACTTCTCTCAGAAATGATAGAACAACAGGGATGGACCACCTTCGACCCGAACAATGATTACAGGTGGAAGTTGTGCCATGTAAGATACCCAGAGCATATTAACTTCAAGAAggcctttttctttacctttCAAAATGAGATATACATTTATGGGGCACGCAAGAATAATTTCATCATTCCGAATGTATTGTTTCGGATCCGAGATGGTGAAGTTGAATCTGTGCACACTAGGGGGACTGCTCCCAAGCTGTATGTCAAGGTTTATTTTGCCGTGGAGGAAGGGAACATTAGCAGAAGTATTGACGAAGAGTGCAAGAGTTTCTACATCTGGGGAGCCAATGAAAAGAGGCAACTGGACCTGTACACTGTATATAGACTAGATTTGTGTCGCCTCCAGTGGGAAGAGATAAGAATCACCTACAACAGAAATCTGAACATGTGCAGGGAAGATTTCTCCCTTATCCTGATTAAGAAATGTTTGTATATGTACGGAGGAGTTGTGCTGAAGAATGGGGAGTGGATATGTTGTGACGAATTATGGGTGTGCGACActggaaggaggaagtgggAGATGATATTTGTAGGGGGGAGAGGCAACCATGATGAGGACACTACTCAAAAggagggaatttttttttcgagtcTTCCTGCAACTAACGTGCTTAAACTTTTTACGAATTCGGGCAGAACATCTTCAAAGGGTACTGCACttgaagggggaaagaggAGTGAGAGtgagaaagggaaggatgcacaaggggaaggaagtcTCAGTAAATCCACTGTAACACGTTGTGAAGAAAAGCAACCAAGCAGAAGAGCAGGCCACCTTTGCGTTGTGTACAAAAACAGAATGTATATTCACGGTGGAACTAATTTGGCCGAGGAAAAATCAGATTTCTACTTTTTcgattttgcaaaaaataaatggttCGAGGTTATGCCAAGTGGGGAGGTTGTTCCGCCAAAGAGGTATGGCCACTCCGGAGTTGTGGTAAAAAACAAACTCTACATGTATGGTGGGTTCACAAAAAACCCCAACGGAAACTCCATCAACAACGATATATTCGAATATGATTTTGTGAAGAACAAATGGAGACAAGTCTTCAGCATTGGTGATTTAATTTATCTGAAAAGTTGTCTTAATGGAAAGGAACAGAGTTACCTCAAATTTATGAAGTTACTAGTGATGAGGAGATACTACAGAAGCGCTACTATAAGTGCTTCTCCAGATGTGGGTGAAGTAGAAAGAGCGTTGTATGATATTTCCCCTCGGGGGTGCAtccaaaagggaagagaagagaGGCTACCTAATgggaaggcaaaaaatgcTACTAAGTCTACATTTCATCCGGAAGACACACATACAAAAGTACATGCAAATTTCGTACACATGGAAGAGACCCCACATAGCAATGAAGCCATCATCCCACAAAACATTTTCCGAAACAAAAGTCTCTACTTTAATGGCTGTCTGTACCTCTTTGGGGGATGTGGATTGGACAATCATTtcgaaagaagagaagagaacAAATTATTCCTCCACTATGATAGTGtctttaaaatgaaaattggCCATTCGTATGTTCGTTGCTTTGCACATTATTTGTCTCACGGGgacacatttttttgggATCTCATGGCGAAGGAGGAGATGGCGCTACATGAGTGGGTGCAGCGGGAACGAAACGTAAAGAAGGACACTACTACTCATCCTGTACAAACTGTGAAAAACGACTTTGATCATTTATGGAGCCAATTGAATGAGGACAATGAAACTTCCATAACATCTGGAGATGCACGTCAGAAGGATGCATCATctgttattaaaaaaattgactacatgttaagagaaatttcttcaccttttttatcAGGGGAGCTCGGCGAAGGAAGTGACCTCGAGGGAGGAGACCTGAGAGAAGACACATTAATAGAAGCCAAGGTGGTACCCTCAACATTGGAAGATGGAATAATGACGAACTCTCCGGACAAGTCAAGTGAAACAAACAACTTGGGTGACTCCTTTTTACTCTGTCaagggaagaaaatgttCCAACTGCTTACCTGGCTAATCGACCTATATCACAGTGATGTCTGCGCTGATGAGATGGCTACTGATATGACACCAGGACAATGCCATGTGTCGAACCTTTGGCTGGAAGAAGGTTCTCCCATGGAGCATGAATCGCACACCGATTCGCCTGACTTATTCCCGGAAGGCAAAGCAGACCGCATTAGCACTTTTGATGTGCACAGCGAGGTGGAAAGCCTctcaaggggaaagggaCAGGGGGATCCTTTTCCTACTACCGACCAGAAGGAGGCAAGAAATGGTCACAGCGAAGACacacaggggggggaagcGCCCCCCACAACGGATGGTGCTAAAGAGGAGGATCTAAGTGGAGAGTGTTTCCAAGGAAGAAACTTACCATCTAatcaatttggaaaaaagaacaagagTAAATGTAGTGCATCCGTTCAAGAAGTATCGCAAGTTCATTCTGTGCAAGATTGCCCCCCTGGAGAGATCCCCACAACTACGCTTGATGCCTCCTGTAACAATCACCACAACAACGGTGGTGAGAAcgagggaaggagaaaagtacAACTAAATAATAATTACCTAAAGGGTCATAAGGAAGGCGTAGGATTTGCCCCCCCTGAGGGAAAGAACAATCCGAATGACCACCATGTGTGTGATAGGAATTATCTACGTTTTAGCAAAGgtggcaaaatggaaaaccaTTTTGAGAAGCAGAAGGAACATATCAGtttaggggaagaaaaaagtgaaggggCTAGCGAATTCTCCAGGAACCTTTGCGGGAATACTTACCTCATTCCAGATTACGCCAACAGCAATCATATATATCTGAACATGGAGAAATCCATCATCTACAATTACCTACAGGAATTTAACGATCTGACAGATGATAGTTATtctataaaaatgaaaatcaggagaaatgaaatttacaaattaatttacacatatacaaaaAGTGTGGAGATTCAAAACAGTGTATGCTTTAAAATGCTAGAACAGTTGGAAGGTCAGGCTAGGCAGCTACTGGCTGAGAAGGATCATCATACAGATGGTGGAATTCAAGTGGAAAATGCTGAGAATGATGAGAGTAGTTTTGATTCAGCTGATGAGGAACAATCCAATAAGAAGCATCATCTTCCATTCAGCGAAGACAACTTTGTGTCATTACAAAACGAACACggacacttaaaaaaaaaaatgaaatacttTTGTGACATGGCCAATATATACTCcataaaaattaacaagCTAATTTTGTACATAAGGATTCTAGAGAAGAAGTACGAATACGTGATGAACTGCTTGCTCAAGTTAAAGTCTGTTTTGTTTAGGGAAGTCGTTACTGAAGATGCGTCGAAACATTTGTCAGGCCATTTCGTGAACAACCTGGGCGACCAATGCCCTGACCACTTAAGCAAATTCTTCGCGGAAGATACATTCTTTGTACATGAACAAAATAACAATTTGTCAACCTGCAATTTTAAGGGGTGCGCATTTTATTCTCCTTCTGGGCGCACGAGAAACTGGACTCCAAAAGGGGATACAACAGAGTAG